The proteins below come from a single Tachypleus tridentatus isolate NWPU-2018 chromosome 13, ASM421037v1, whole genome shotgun sequence genomic window:
- the LOC143240533 gene encoding sodium- and chloride-dependent GABA transporter 1-like, whose translation MITIPDEMNQSVVITIPDEMIQSVTSPDKEKEPERWEWEGKLDFVLSSINYSVGLGNVLRFPYLCYENGGGAFLFPYLICLVLCAAPLFFLEVAIGQYLSVGGIGVWNLVPIFKGIGFASMTIVCLYNIYHVVIIAWTIFYFFSSMTSPLPWESCGNWWNTKYCMKEGTNITNLNITATEAKSPVTEFWERRTLQITSGLHDLGGENMELSLCLLLAWFVVYFVIWKGLLRSGKIIEVSAVTPYVILIVLFIRGVTLEGAGDGLLFYISPQFDKLLDPKVWVTAGTQVFFTFGVGFGSVVTLGSYNKFSHNFFRDGYILCLINPATSIFAGSVVFSVLGHMAYLKGDGTEVADVVKSGPGLAFITYSEVVSQLHNSPLWATVFFFMLLILGINSQFCTVETFITGIVDEWPSLLRPRREVFTVVIVIILYMLGLPMVTKGGMYIFQLMDYYSASGMTLLFTVFFQTIAITWVYGVKRLSSNIEEMTGYRPNWYFLATWVFVSPAICLGIFLFSVLRYKPLVYAETYVYPWWGEVLGWGIALASMLWIPLYAFHFMLVTPGSLKDRLIAGITPTLRPSKK comes from the exons ATGATCACAATACCCGATGAAATGAACCAGTCGGTAGTGATCACAATACCTGATGAAATGATCCAGTCGGTAACAAGTCCAGATAAGGAGAAAGAACCAGAACGTTGGGAATGGGAAGGAAAACTGGACTTTGTTTTAAGTTCTATAAACTACTCTGTCGGTCTTGGAAACGTATTGCGATTTCCATACTTGTGTTATGAAAATGGTGGAG gggCATTTTTGTTTCCCTACCTCATCTGTTTAGTCTTGTGTGCTGCTCCTCTATTCTTCCTGGAAGTGGCCATTGGTCAGTACCTCAGCGTTGGTGGTATCGGGGTCTGGAATTTAGTTCCTATCTTTAAAG GAATTGGCTTTGCTTCAATGACCATCGTTTGTCTTTATAATATCTACCACGTGGTGATAATAGCTTGGACTATATTCTACTTCTTTTCCTCAATGACGTCACCACTGCCTTGGGAATCGTGTGGTAATTGGTGGAACACAAAATACTGTATGAAAGAGGGAACCAACATCACGAATCTTAATATTACAGCCACCGAAGCAAAATCACCTGTAACCGAATTCTGGGA GCGTCGAACATTACAGATTACTTCGGGATTACATGACTTGGGAGGTGAGAACAtggaactgagtttgtgtttgttacttGCCTGGTTTGTGGTTTATTTCGTCATCTGGAAAGGTCTACTGAGAAGTGGCAAG ATTATTGAGGTGTCAGCAGTCACTCCATACGTCATTCTAATCGTTCTTTTTATTCGTGGAGTGACGTTAGAGGGCGCTGGAGAtggactacttttttacattAGTCCACAATTTGACAAACTTTTGGATCCCAAG gtCTGGGTGACAGCAGGAACGCAAGTGTTTTTCACCTTTGGTGTTGGTTTCGGTTCCGTCGTAACTCTTGGAAGTTACAACAAGTTTAGCCACAACTTCTTCCG AGACGGATATATTCTTTGTCTTATTAACCCTGCTACCAGTATATTTGCTGGTAGCGTTGTATTTTCCGTCCTCGGACACATGGCCTACTTGAAAGGTGACGGGACTGAAGTTGCTGACGTTGTAAAGTCCG GTCCAGGGTTGGCATTCATCACCTACTCTGAAGTTGTTTCACAGTTGCATAATTCACCTCTATGGGCAACTGTATTCTTCTTCATGCTGCTAATCCTCGGCATAAACAGTCAG ttctgcACCGTGGAAACTTTCATCACAGGTATCGTGGACGAATGGCCATCTCTTTTGAGACCGCGAAGAGAAGTTTTTACCGTAGTAATTGTTATCATCTTATACATGTTAGGCCTACCAATGGTCACTAAG GGGGGCATGTACATATTTCAACTGATGGATTATTATTCTGCCAGTGGAATGACTCTACTGttcactgttttctttcaaactataGCTATTACATGGGTTTATG gtGTAAAAAGGTTGTCTAGCAACATTGAAGAGATGACAGGATATCGGCCTAACTGGTACTTCCTCGCTACCTGGGTTTTTGTCTCTCCAGCCATTTGTTTG GGAATATTCCTGTTTTCAGTTTTGAGATACAAGCCTTTGGTGTATGCAGAGACTTACGTTTATCCTTGGTGGGGAGAAGTCTTAGGCTGGGGGATAGCCCTGGCTTCAATGTTATGGATTCCGTTATATGCTTTTCATTTTATGCTGGTAACACCAGGTTCTCTTAAGGAC cgGCTGATTGCTGGCATAACTCCTACACTTCGACCTTCCAAGAAATAA